The following coding sequences are from one Arthrobacter sp. PvP023 window:
- a CDS encoding LysR substrate-binding domain-containing protein: MLDVRRLRLLRELKIRGTLAEVADALQYSPSSVSQQLALLEKEAGVQLLRKTGRRVQLTPQAEVLVAHTAHLLETLEQAEADLAASLTTVSGTVRIAVFQSAALALMPGMLTRMAATYPEVRIEMVQREPETALHETWARDFDLVIAEQYPGHAAPRYAELDRLRLTGDAIRLAVPGTDKGLPAVRSLEDTADLAWVMEPRGAASRHWAEQACRSAGFEPDVRYETADLQAQIRLIESGNAVGLMPDLVWTGRETSAQLLLLPGNPHRTVFTSVRRSSAKRPAILAAREVLAVTADSIAPAGPVPPEAKSA, from the coding sequence ATGCTCGACGTCCGGCGGTTGAGGCTGCTTCGTGAACTCAAGATCCGTGGAACCCTGGCCGAGGTGGCAGACGCCCTCCAGTACAGTCCCTCGTCGGTTTCGCAGCAGCTGGCCCTGCTGGAGAAGGAGGCCGGGGTGCAGCTGCTGCGCAAGACCGGGCGCCGGGTCCAGCTGACACCGCAAGCCGAAGTCCTGGTGGCGCACACTGCCCACCTGCTTGAAACGCTGGAACAGGCCGAGGCCGATCTGGCGGCCAGCCTGACCACCGTTTCCGGAACTGTCCGGATAGCTGTCTTCCAGTCCGCCGCCCTTGCACTGATGCCGGGCATGCTGACCCGGATGGCGGCAACTTATCCTGAAGTCAGGATCGAGATGGTCCAGCGGGAGCCGGAAACGGCGTTGCACGAAACATGGGCCCGGGACTTTGACCTGGTCATCGCCGAGCAGTACCCCGGCCACGCCGCCCCGCGCTACGCGGAACTGGACCGCCTCCGGCTGACCGGGGACGCCATCCGGCTGGCCGTACCCGGAACGGACAAGGGCCTGCCGGCCGTCCGCTCGCTCGAAGACACCGCGGACCTTGCCTGGGTGATGGAACCCCGGGGTGCGGCGTCCCGGCACTGGGCTGAACAGGCCTGCCGCAGCGCGGGTTTCGAGCCTGACGTCCGGTACGAAACGGCGGACCTTCAGGCGCAGATCCGGCTGATCGAGTCCGGCAACGCCGTGGGCCTGATGCCCGACCTTGTCTGGACCGGCAGGGAAACGTCGGCCCAGCTGCTGCTGCTGCCAGGCAACCCGCACCGCACCGTCTTCACGTCCGTGCGGAGGTCCAGCGCCAAGCGGCCCGCCATCCTCGCCGCCCGCGAGGTGCTGGCCGTAACAGCCGACTCGATTGCCCCCGCCGGTCCGGTCCCGCCGGAGGCCAAGTCCGCGTGA
- a CDS encoding MFS transporter, translating to MAPPPPSTATVSQPVIDSAASPPPQTAPQAPSPRPQDVTQPIAVVSERLPWRHTFISLRVPNFRIFAIGHFIAVIALWMQRIAQDWLVLQLSGSVTAVGITVALQFMPSLVLGPWGGMMADRFPKRKILILCQSVAAVLAAALAILALSQGIEVWHVYAIALVLGLVTVLDQPARQVFVNELVGPTYLRNAISVNSTTFQLGGLIGPALAGLLLTAVGAGWAFAANAVACCSTVAMLLLLRKDQLFITAPAPKRKGMLREGLHYALSKPTIYWPWLMAGFIAVFAMSLPVLLAAFADHVYDAGAGGYGLLNALVALGALAGAVTSTRRRQLRLRSVVLGAGMYGLMLCLAALAPSMVWFGAAMVLSGFWCLMFLTAANQLVQISSNMGIRGRVMSLYIMVLIGGQAIGGPMMGWIAEHVDPHTAILVSGGVPVLAAVTVAVVLARRGELTLKVNLKDRRHLVRIVSRKAKKPGRRPSGPAPRPAATRPEGRAGTPPAAAGTAARPC from the coding sequence GTGGCACCCCCTCCGCCTTCCACGGCAACCGTCAGCCAGCCCGTCATCGATTCCGCCGCATCCCCGCCACCCCAGACCGCACCGCAGGCCCCGTCACCGCGCCCGCAGGACGTCACCCAGCCGATCGCCGTCGTCAGCGAACGTCTGCCCTGGCGCCACACCTTCATCTCCCTCCGCGTCCCCAACTTCCGCATTTTTGCCATCGGACACTTCATCGCGGTGATTGCGCTCTGGATGCAACGGATCGCGCAGGACTGGCTGGTGCTGCAGCTTTCCGGCTCCGTCACGGCGGTCGGCATCACCGTGGCGCTGCAGTTCATGCCGTCGCTGGTGCTGGGGCCGTGGGGCGGGATGATGGCGGACAGGTTCCCCAAGCGTAAGATCCTCATCCTCTGCCAGTCGGTTGCCGCAGTCCTTGCCGCCGCCCTTGCCATCCTGGCGCTGAGCCAGGGCATCGAGGTGTGGCACGTCTACGCGATCGCACTGGTCCTGGGGCTGGTCACCGTGCTGGACCAGCCGGCTCGGCAGGTCTTCGTCAACGAACTCGTGGGCCCCACGTACCTGCGCAACGCAATCAGCGTGAACTCCACGACCTTCCAGCTGGGCGGCCTGATCGGCCCCGCACTAGCAGGGCTCCTGCTCACCGCGGTAGGTGCCGGCTGGGCCTTCGCGGCCAATGCCGTGGCATGCTGTTCCACCGTGGCTATGCTGCTGCTCCTGCGCAAGGACCAGTTGTTCATCACCGCGCCTGCGCCGAAGCGCAAGGGCATGCTCCGGGAGGGGCTGCACTACGCGCTGAGCAAGCCCACCATCTACTGGCCGTGGCTGATGGCAGGGTTCATCGCCGTTTTCGCCATGAGCCTGCCGGTACTGCTGGCCGCCTTCGCGGACCACGTGTACGACGCCGGCGCCGGAGGCTACGGCCTGCTGAACGCACTGGTGGCGCTGGGCGCGCTCGCCGGGGCGGTTACCTCCACCCGCCGCCGGCAGCTGCGGCTGCGGTCGGTGGTGCTGGGCGCCGGAATGTACGGCCTGATGCTCTGCCTCGCGGCCCTGGCGCCGTCCATGGTGTGGTTCGGCGCCGCCATGGTGCTCTCCGGCTTCTGGTGCCTGATGTTCCTCACCGCGGCCAACCAGCTGGTGCAGATCAGTTCCAACATGGGAATCCGGGGACGCGTTATGAGCCTCTACATCATGGTGCTGATCGGCGGGCAGGCCATCGGCGGCCCCATGATGGGCTGGATTGCCGAGCACGTGGACCCGCACACCGCCATCCTGGTTTCCGGCGGGGTGCCGGTCCTGGCAGCGGTGACTGTCGCCGTCGTACTGGCCCGGCGCGGTGAGCTGACCCTCAAAGTGAACCTCAAGGACCGGCGCCACCTCGTCAGGATAGTCAGCCGGAAGGCAAAGAAGCCGGGGCGCAGGCCCTCAGGGCCTGCGCCCCGGCCGGCTGCTACGCGTCCAGAGGGGCGTGCGGGTACTCCGCCTGCCGCTGCTGGAACTGCAGCACGTCCTTGTTGA
- the panD gene encoding aspartate 1-decarboxylase: MNRTMFKSKIHRATVTHADLHYVGSVTVDLDLLEAADILPGELVAIVDVTNGARLETYTIAGERGSGVIGINGAAAHLMHENDIVILITYAEMTTEEAKAYTPKVVHVDKDNKIVQIGNDPAEGHTRGLMRPPFALNNSALN; encoded by the coding sequence ATGAATCGCACAATGTTTAAGTCCAAAATCCACCGGGCCACTGTCACGCATGCCGATCTGCACTACGTGGGGTCCGTCACCGTTGACCTGGACCTGCTGGAGGCTGCGGACATTCTTCCCGGAGAACTCGTGGCGATCGTTGACGTCACCAACGGCGCCCGGCTGGAGACGTACACCATCGCCGGAGAGCGCGGTTCCGGGGTTATCGGCATCAACGGCGCGGCTGCGCACCTGATGCACGAGAATGACATCGTCATCCTGATCACCTATGCAGAGATGACCACCGAAGAGGCCAAGGCCTACACGCCCAAGGTGGTCCATGTGGACAAGGACAACAAGATTGTCCAGATCGGCAACGACCCCGCTGAGGGGCACACCCGCGGCCTCATGCGGCCGCCGTTTGCCCTCAACAACTCCGCCCTGAACTAG
- a CDS encoding N(5)-(carboxyethyl)ornithine synthase — MTGSANHLSLGVLASTRKPDERRLPLHPLHLDRIAPELRRNIILEQGYGERFGVSDTHLASLVGRIATRGEIIADADVVLLPKPQPEDLAELRDGQVLWGWPHCVQDRAITQLAIDKKLTLIAFEAMNHWAGDGGFGLHVFHKNNELAGYCSVIHALALTGSTGVYGRRLSAVVIGFGATARGAVTALNAHGIHDVQVLTNRGVAAVGSPIHSVRIAQFDHDDQAPFLSQVITERGRVPLAPFLAESDIVVNCTLQDPNAPLTYLREEDLSAFRPGSLIVDVSCDEGMGFSWAKTTTFAEPMLTVGDHIDYYAVDHSPSYLWNSSSWEISEALLPFLETVISGPEAWAGNETIARAIEIRDGEILNKDVLQFQQRQAEYPHAPLDA, encoded by the coding sequence GTGACCGGTTCCGCGAACCACCTCAGCCTCGGAGTCCTCGCCAGCACGCGCAAACCTGACGAACGCCGGCTCCCGCTCCACCCCCTTCACCTGGACCGCATCGCACCCGAGCTGCGGCGGAACATCATCCTCGAACAGGGCTACGGTGAACGGTTCGGCGTTTCGGACACCCATCTGGCCTCCCTCGTGGGACGGATTGCCACCCGCGGCGAGATCATTGCCGACGCCGACGTCGTCCTGCTGCCCAAGCCGCAGCCGGAGGACCTGGCGGAACTCCGCGACGGCCAGGTCCTCTGGGGTTGGCCGCACTGCGTCCAGGACCGCGCCATCACCCAGCTGGCCATCGACAAGAAGCTCACGCTGATCGCCTTCGAGGCCATGAACCACTGGGCGGGTGACGGCGGCTTCGGCCTCCATGTCTTCCACAAGAACAACGAACTGGCCGGCTATTGCTCGGTCATCCATGCCCTGGCTCTCACCGGCTCCACGGGCGTCTACGGCCGGCGGCTCTCCGCCGTCGTCATCGGTTTCGGGGCCACGGCCCGCGGCGCCGTCACGGCGCTTAACGCCCACGGAATCCACGACGTCCAGGTACTGACGAACCGCGGCGTGGCCGCCGTCGGCTCGCCCATCCACTCGGTGCGGATCGCCCAGTTCGACCATGACGACCAGGCGCCGTTCCTCAGCCAGGTCATCACGGAGCGCGGCAGGGTTCCGCTGGCGCCGTTCCTGGCCGAGAGCGACATTGTGGTCAACTGCACACTGCAGGACCCCAACGCTCCGCTAACGTACCTGCGTGAGGAGGACCTCAGCGCGTTCCGTCCCGGCAGCCTGATCGTGGACGTCTCCTGCGACGAGGGAATGGGCTTCAGCTGGGCGAAAACCACCACGTTCGCCGAACCCATGCTCACCGTGGGCGACCACATCGACTACTACGCCGTGGACCACAGTCCCTCCTACCTGTGGAACTCCTCCAGCTGGGAGATCAGCGAGGCGCTGCTCCCCTTCCTGGAAACCGTCATCTCCGGCCCCGAGGCCTGGGCCGGAAACGAGACGATCGCCCGCGCCATAGAAATCCGCGACGGAGAGATCCTCAACAAGGACGTGCTGCAGTTCCAGCAGCGGCAGGCGGAGTACCCGCACGCCCCTCTGGACGCGTAG
- a CDS encoding bifunctional proline dehydrogenase/L-glutamate gamma-semialdehyde dehydrogenase, translating to MTHISTEPGVLAGKTVTESAPAGGSHVPEAQALAGEAIGLVRHWLTEAAKVPVDASAEQLAGVLKDPNGLDFTVGFVDGVVRPEDLHVAARNLAALAPKVPAFLPWYMRSAVRLGGTMAPVLPQVVIPVARKVLREMVGHLIVDATDAKLGPAIAKIRKDGIKLNVNLLGEAVLGEHEASRRLEGTHTLLARPDVDYVSIKVSSTVAPHSAWAFDEAVEHVVEKLTPLFTRAASFASGGQKAKFINLDMEEYKDLDMTIAVFTRILDKPEFKDLEAGIVLQAYLPDALAAMIRLQDWAAERRANGGAAIKVRVVKGANLPMEQVESSLHDWPLATWGSKQDSDTNYKRVINYSLHPDRIKNIRIGVAGHNLFDIAFAWLLAKQRGVESGIEFEMLLGMAQGQAEAVKKDVGSLLLYTPVVHPAEFDVAIAYLIRRLEEGASQDNFMSAVFELSENEVLFEREKQRFLASLAELDDEVPGPNRRQNRSLPAEPMPHDSFENTPDTDPSLPANRDWGRAILERVPSSTLGNASVEAATITDAETLNTVIATAVEKGKAWGALSGAERAAVLHRAGDILEARRADLLEVMASETGKTIDQGDPEVSEAVDFAHYYAESARKLDDVDGATFVPANLTVVTPPWNFPVAIPAGSTLAALAAGSAVVIKPAKQARRSGAVMIEALWEAGVPRDVLTMVQLGERELGQQLISHPAVDRVILTGGYETAELFRSFRKDLPLLAETSGKNAIIVTPSADLDLAAKDVAYSAFGHAGQKCSAASLVILVGSVATSKRFHNQLIDAVTSLKVGYPEDPASQMGPIIEPANGKLLNALTTLGEGENWAVEPRKLDETGRLWSPGVRYGVRRGSYFHLTEFFGPVLGVMTAETLEDAIAIQNQVEYGLTAGLHSLSTEEVGLWLDSIQAGNLYVNRGITGAIVQRQPFGGWKKSAVGAGTKAGGPNYLAGLGDWVSKASTAGGADGSPKAAVTNPGVRRVLGAAKGSLDASAVEALERALASDALAWADEFGTAKDVSGLSAERNIFRYRSLPVTVRLSEGEPLAALIRTVAAGVLADSALTVSTAVELPAPVLAALTALDITVTVEDDAAWLASAARLADAGKLSGGRIRLLGGDAKALAEATGGRPDLAIYAHPVTEAGRVELLPFLHEQAVSITAHRFGTPNHLSDSLI from the coding sequence ATGACCCATATTTCAACGGAGCCCGGTGTCCTCGCCGGAAAGACGGTCACCGAATCGGCCCCTGCGGGCGGTTCCCACGTACCCGAGGCCCAGGCTTTGGCCGGGGAAGCCATCGGTCTGGTGCGCCACTGGTTGACGGAGGCCGCCAAGGTTCCCGTGGACGCCTCCGCTGAACAGCTCGCCGGTGTGCTGAAGGACCCCAACGGGCTCGACTTTACGGTCGGCTTCGTTGACGGCGTGGTCCGCCCGGAAGACCTGCATGTCGCCGCCCGCAACCTGGCAGCCCTCGCCCCGAAGGTTCCCGCGTTCCTGCCCTGGTACATGCGCAGCGCCGTCCGCCTCGGCGGCACCATGGCCCCGGTCCTGCCGCAGGTCGTCATCCCGGTGGCCCGGAAGGTGCTCCGCGAAATGGTGGGCCACCTCATCGTCGATGCCACGGACGCCAAGCTTGGCCCGGCCATCGCCAAGATCCGCAAGGACGGCATCAAGCTCAACGTCAACCTCCTCGGCGAAGCCGTCCTCGGTGAGCACGAGGCCTCCCGCCGGCTCGAGGGCACCCACACCCTCCTGGCCCGCCCCGACGTGGACTACGTGTCCATCAAGGTGTCCTCCACCGTTGCACCGCATTCCGCCTGGGCCTTCGACGAGGCCGTGGAGCACGTCGTGGAGAAGCTCACTCCCCTGTTCACCCGCGCCGCTTCCTTCGCCTCCGGGGGGCAGAAGGCCAAGTTCATCAACCTGGACATGGAGGAGTACAAGGACCTGGACATGACCATCGCGGTGTTCACCCGGATCCTGGACAAGCCCGAATTCAAGGACCTCGAGGCCGGCATCGTGCTCCAGGCCTACCTCCCGGACGCCCTCGCTGCCATGATCCGCCTGCAGGACTGGGCTGCCGAACGCCGCGCCAACGGCGGTGCCGCCATCAAGGTCCGCGTGGTCAAGGGCGCCAACCTGCCCATGGAACAGGTCGAATCTTCCCTGCACGACTGGCCGCTGGCGACTTGGGGCAGCAAGCAGGACTCGGACACCAACTACAAGCGCGTCATCAACTACTCGCTGCACCCGGACCGGATCAAGAACATCCGGATCGGCGTCGCAGGCCACAACCTCTTCGACATCGCCTTCGCGTGGCTGCTCGCCAAGCAGCGCGGTGTGGAGTCCGGCATTGAATTCGAGATGCTGCTGGGCATGGCGCAGGGCCAGGCCGAAGCCGTCAAGAAGGACGTCGGCTCGCTGCTCCTCTACACGCCCGTGGTGCACCCGGCCGAGTTCGACGTCGCGATCGCCTACCTGATCCGCCGGCTCGAAGAAGGCGCCAGCCAGGACAACTTCATGTCCGCCGTCTTCGAACTTTCCGAAAACGAAGTGCTCTTTGAGCGTGAGAAGCAGCGCTTCCTTGCCTCACTGGCAGAGCTCGACGACGAAGTCCCCGGCCCCAACCGCCGGCAGAACCGCAGCCTCCCGGCCGAGCCGATGCCGCATGACTCCTTCGAAAACACTCCGGACACGGACCCGTCCCTGCCCGCCAACCGTGACTGGGGCCGGGCCATCCTGGAGCGCGTTCCGTCCTCCACGCTGGGCAACGCGTCCGTAGAAGCGGCCACCATCACGGACGCTGAAACCCTCAACACGGTGATCGCCACCGCCGTCGAAAAGGGCAAGGCCTGGGGCGCCCTCAGCGGCGCCGAGCGCGCCGCTGTCCTGCACCGCGCCGGCGACATCCTGGAGGCGCGCCGCGCGGACCTGCTCGAGGTCATGGCCAGCGAAACCGGCAAGACCATCGACCAGGGTGATCCCGAGGTCAGCGAGGCTGTGGACTTCGCCCACTACTACGCGGAGTCCGCCCGAAAGCTAGACGACGTCGACGGCGCCACGTTCGTGCCCGCGAACCTCACGGTTGTGACCCCGCCGTGGAACTTCCCGGTGGCCATCCCCGCCGGCTCCACCCTGGCGGCACTCGCCGCCGGCTCCGCCGTCGTGATCAAGCCCGCCAAGCAGGCCCGGCGCAGCGGTGCCGTGATGATCGAAGCACTCTGGGAAGCCGGCGTGCCCCGCGACGTCCTCACCATGGTCCAGTTGGGCGAACGTGAGCTCGGCCAGCAGCTGATCTCGCACCCCGCCGTAGACCGCGTGATCCTGACCGGCGGCTACGAGACCGCCGAACTGTTCCGCTCCTTCCGCAAGGACCTGCCGCTCCTGGCCGAGACCAGCGGCAAGAACGCCATCATCGTCACGCCCAGCGCAGACCTGGACCTTGCGGCCAAGGACGTGGCCTACTCCGCCTTCGGCCACGCCGGGCAGAAGTGCTCCGCCGCCTCGCTGGTGATCCTGGTGGGCTCCGTGGCCACCTCCAAGCGGTTCCACAACCAGCTGATCGACGCCGTCACCTCACTCAAGGTTGGCTACCCCGAGGACCCCGCCAGCCAGATGGGTCCGATCATCGAGCCCGCCAACGGCAAGCTCCTGAATGCCCTCACCACCCTTGGCGAAGGCGAAAACTGGGCCGTTGAGCCGCGCAAGCTCGACGAGACCGGCAGGCTTTGGAGCCCGGGCGTCCGTTACGGCGTGCGCCGCGGATCCTACTTCCACCTCACCGAGTTCTTCGGTCCGGTGCTCGGCGTCATGACGGCGGAGACCCTCGAAGACGCCATCGCCATCCAGAACCAGGTGGAGTACGGCCTGACCGCCGGCCTGCACTCGCTGAGCACCGAGGAAGTGGGACTCTGGCTGGACAGCATCCAGGCCGGCAACCTCTACGTGAACCGCGGCATCACCGGGGCCATCGTTCAGCGGCAGCCGTTCGGCGGCTGGAAGAAGTCGGCCGTCGGCGCCGGTACCAAGGCCGGCGGACCCAACTACCTTGCCGGACTCGGCGACTGGGTCAGCAAAGCCAGCACGGCGGGCGGCGCTGATGGAAGCCCCAAGGCGGCCGTGACCAACCCCGGCGTCCGCCGCGTGTTGGGTGCTGCGAAGGGCTCCCTGGACGCTTCCGCCGTAGAAGCCCTGGAGCGTGCCCTGGCCTCGGACGCCCTTGCCTGGGCCGATGAGTTCGGCACCGCCAAGGATGTCTCAGGACTCAGCGCGGAGCGGAACATCTTCCGCTACCGCTCCCTGCCGGTAACGGTCCGCCTCTCCGAAGGCGAACCGCTCGCGGCCCTGATCAGGACAGTAGCCGCCGGTGTCCTGGCAGATTCGGCACTGACGGTTTCCACCGCCGTCGAACTCCCCGCCCCGGTGCTGGCGGCGCTCACTGCGCTGGACATCACCGTCACGGTGGAGGACGACGCCGCATGGCTGGCCTCCGCAGCGAGGCTCGCCGACGCCGGAAAACTGTCCGGCGGCCGGATCCGGCTCCTCGGCGGCGACGCGAAGGCGCTGGCTGAAGCCACCGGCGGACGGCCGGACCTGGCCATCTACGCCCACCCGGTCACCGAAGCCGGCCGCGTGGAATTGCTCCCGTTCCTGCACGAGCAGGCTGTCAGCATCACCGCGCACCGGTTCGGAACGCCCAACCACCTCTCGGACAGCCTGATCTAA
- a CDS encoding amino acid permease → MSTKDLAQSIMRRKPIDDIEEENKHSGLMKSLGLWQLTAIGVGGIIGVGIFSLAGLVAHGSESEPGVGPAVLFSFLIAGLASAAAALSYAEFAGMIPRAGSAYTYGYVALGEVIGWFIGWDLLLEYIAIVAVVAIGISGYFDAFLSGIGVHMPVWMTSTPDEGKGGIVNIPAIVVCLIVTWILSRGTRAFGRFELVAVAIKVVLILFIIGLGIFYIDTNNYNPFMPSGFGPVLAGSATVFFAVFGYDAMSTAAEEATDGKKHMPKAIILSLIIAMLLYVAATLVLTGMQNYKDIDPKAGFASAFTGVGLPVIATIISVFAVLSILTVMLTFLLGVTRVWFSMSRDGLLPGWFSKTDHHGTPQRVTWIAGVASALLAGVFPIKAVADLTNIGILAAFVVVCFSVIVFRYKKPDAPRAFRLPFMPLVPAFGVLASAFLMFQLHWETWARFGIWLVVGLIIYFGYGRKHSLMNPDSPRHEEAVEMHRPLA, encoded by the coding sequence ATGAGTACAAAAGATTTAGCCCAGTCGATCATGCGGCGTAAGCCGATTGACGACATCGAAGAAGAAAATAAACACAGCGGGTTGATGAAAAGCCTGGGTCTGTGGCAGTTGACGGCCATCGGCGTCGGCGGCATCATCGGCGTCGGAATCTTTTCCCTGGCGGGCCTCGTAGCCCACGGCAGCGAAAGCGAGCCGGGCGTGGGGCCGGCGGTGCTCTTTTCCTTCCTGATTGCTGGCCTGGCCTCTGCGGCCGCCGCATTGTCCTACGCGGAATTTGCCGGCATGATTCCGCGGGCGGGCTCGGCCTACACCTACGGCTATGTGGCCCTTGGTGAAGTGATCGGCTGGTTCATCGGCTGGGACCTCCTCCTTGAGTACATTGCGATTGTGGCCGTCGTGGCCATTGGTATTTCCGGCTACTTTGATGCGTTCCTCTCCGGCATCGGCGTCCACATGCCCGTCTGGATGACATCCACCCCGGACGAAGGCAAGGGCGGAATCGTCAACATCCCGGCAATCGTCGTCTGCCTCATCGTGACCTGGATCCTGTCGCGCGGCACCCGGGCGTTCGGCCGGTTTGAGCTGGTGGCGGTGGCCATCAAGGTTGTCCTGATCCTGTTCATCATTGGCCTGGGCATCTTCTATATCGACACGAACAATTACAACCCGTTCATGCCAAGCGGCTTCGGCCCGGTGCTGGCTGGTTCGGCCACCGTGTTCTTCGCTGTCTTCGGCTACGACGCCATGAGTACGGCGGCGGAGGAAGCCACCGACGGCAAGAAGCACATGCCGAAGGCGATCATCCTCTCGCTCATCATCGCCATGCTGCTCTACGTGGCGGCCACGCTGGTCCTCACCGGCATGCAGAACTACAAGGACATCGATCCGAAGGCCGGATTCGCCTCCGCGTTCACCGGCGTCGGCCTGCCGGTCATTGCCACCATCATTTCCGTGTTCGCGGTGCTGTCCATCCTCACCGTGATGCTCACCTTCCTCCTCGGCGTCACCCGCGTGTGGTTCTCCATGAGCCGCGACGGCCTTCTCCCGGGCTGGTTCTCCAAGACCGACCATCACGGCACCCCGCAGCGCGTCACCTGGATAGCCGGTGTTGCTTCGGCCCTGCTGGCAGGCGTCTTCCCGATCAAGGCCGTCGCGGACCTGACAAATATCGGCATCCTGGCCGCCTTCGTGGTGGTCTGTTTCTCCGTGATCGTCTTCCGCTACAAGAAGCCGGACGCTCCGCGCGCCTTCCGGCTGCCCTTCATGCCCCTGGTTCCCGCATTCGGTGTGCTGGCCTCGGCCTTCCTGATGTTCCAGCTGCACTGGGAAACCTGGGCACGCTTCGGCATCTGGCTGGTGGTCGGGCTGATCATCTACTTCGGGTACGGCCGCAAGCACTCACTAATGAACCCGGACAGTCCGCGGCACGAAGAGGCCGTTGAGATGCACCGCCCCCTGGCGTAG
- a CDS encoding LysR substrate-binding domain-containing protein — protein sequence MFEPAQLRSFLAVAETLSFTKAAERLGLAQPTVSQHVRKLEAAAKRVLIARDTRDVRLTDNGDAMAGFARTILAAHDAASRYFSGSAMRGRLRFGTADDLAITGLPRILREFRQIYPQINLELTVGQSDQLYRKLNAGQLDLVFVKWVAGAKDGTVVQHDAFAWVGLEQTVLEPGDPVPLIAYPSPSLSRKLAIDSLESRGRTWRITCTTRQISGVLAAVRAGIGVAVMPSSLVPDDLKIITRRFDLPPVGDVDFTLIRNPLANAEVIEALTQAIVGRTIKRSA from the coding sequence ATGTTTGAACCCGCCCAGCTCCGCTCCTTTTTGGCGGTCGCCGAGACCCTCAGCTTCACCAAGGCGGCGGAGCGGCTGGGGCTGGCCCAGCCCACGGTCAGCCAGCATGTGCGCAAGCTGGAAGCCGCGGCCAAACGGGTCCTGATTGCCCGGGATACCAGGGACGTGCGGCTGACGGACAACGGCGATGCCATGGCCGGCTTCGCGCGGACCATCCTTGCGGCCCACGATGCGGCGTCCCGCTATTTCTCCGGGTCCGCGATGCGCGGCCGGCTCCGCTTCGGGACCGCGGACGACCTCGCGATCACCGGGCTCCCCCGCATCCTCCGTGAGTTCCGCCAGATCTATCCCCAGATCAACCTGGAACTCACCGTGGGCCAGAGCGATCAGCTCTACCGGAAACTGAACGCCGGGCAGCTCGACCTGGTCTTCGTGAAATGGGTGGCCGGCGCCAAGGACGGCACGGTGGTCCAGCACGATGCCTTCGCGTGGGTGGGCCTGGAACAGACGGTGCTGGAGCCCGGGGACCCCGTACCGCTGATCGCCTACCCGTCGCCCAGCCTCAGCAGGAAGCTCGCCATAGACTCCCTCGAATCCCGGGGCCGAACCTGGCGCATCACGTGCACCACCCGGCAGATCAGCGGCGTCCTGGCTGCTGTACGGGCAGGAATCGGAGTCGCCGTGATGCCGTCCTCGCTCGTACCGGACGACCTGAAGATCATCACCCGCCGCTTTGACCTGCCGCCCGTGGGAGACGTCGACTTCACGCTGATCCGGAACCCGCTGGCGAATGCCGAGGTAATCGAGGCGCTCACCCAGGCGATTGTGGGGCGAACGATTAAGCGCTCCGCCTAG
- a CDS encoding AEC family transporter, translated as MLGVLAGFFVVWSIILVGMFVGRREVLGENARSVLSALTFFVASPALLFETLSKAKLHDVFAAPLLVTAAGAMVTAAVFFVIVRFLLKRTVPESLMSSMSASLANSANLGIPIAVYVLGDASYVAPLLIFQLAFFTPLFLMALDATTSSHRTTPAGFALMILKNPMIVGSALGLVVAGTGRRVPELVMQPIHLIGGAAIPAMLIAFGMSLNGSRPLQAATGRRIDVLLASAFKLVIHPAIAYLVARLIGMEGQALFAVVVTSALPTAQNVFVAASRYRTGITVAKDTVLITTVVAVPAMICVALLLT; from the coding sequence GTGCTAGGCGTTCTCGCGGGCTTCTTCGTGGTGTGGTCCATCATCCTGGTGGGCATGTTCGTGGGCCGCCGGGAGGTGCTGGGAGAAAACGCCCGCTCCGTGCTCAGCGCGCTGACTTTCTTTGTGGCGAGCCCGGCGCTCCTGTTCGAGACCCTCAGCAAGGCCAAGCTCCACGATGTCTTTGCCGCTCCCCTGCTGGTGACCGCCGCCGGCGCGATGGTCACGGCCGCAGTCTTCTTCGTGATCGTCCGGTTCCTGCTGAAACGGACCGTTCCCGAATCGCTGATGTCCTCCATGAGCGCGTCCCTGGCGAACTCCGCAAACCTGGGTATTCCCATTGCCGTATATGTCCTCGGCGACGCAAGCTACGTGGCGCCGCTGCTGATCTTCCAGCTGGCCTTCTTTACCCCGCTCTTCCTGATGGCCCTGGACGCCACCACCAGCTCACACCGCACCACTCCAGCCGGTTTTGCCCTCATGATCCTCAAGAACCCGATGATCGTGGGCTCCGCACTGGGCCTGGTGGTGGCGGGAACGGGACGGCGGGTGCCGGAGCTGGTCATGCAGCCCATCCACCTGATCGGCGGGGCGGCCATCCCCGCCATGCTGATCGCCTTCGGCATGAGCCTGAACGGATCCCGGCCGCTGCAGGCAGCTACCGGCCGCCGCATCGACGTGCTTCTGGCCAGCGCATTCAAACTCGTCATCCACCCCGCCATCGCCTATCTGGTGGCGCGGCTGATCGGCATGGAGGGGCAGGCCCTCTTTGCCGTCGTCGTGACGTCCGCGCTGCCCACCGCGCAGAACGTTTTCGTCGCGGCCAGCCGTTACCGGACAGGAATCACCGTCGCCAAGGACACCGTCCTGATCACCACGGTGGTGGCCGTGCCGGCCATGATCTGCGTGGCCCTGCTCCTCACCTAG